One part of the Humulus lupulus chromosome 9, drHumLupu1.1, whole genome shotgun sequence genome encodes these proteins:
- the LOC133800146 gene encoding uncharacterized protein LOC133800146, protein MARTRNKPQREQPSSSIDSDVLPPSQMSTTTGQWTTLTASDPPLRDRPAQEDANNPYFMGTGDHPGLILASPPLKDTNFQQWARDFKLSVGVKNKIGFLTRTIPQPSSDHHLFDPLSRCNQMVMSWIIHPVSPEIKSSIIYLDSAAVMWTELNTRFNQGNEPRIFDLRTPLILLHQGDDFVSAYFTKLKAIWDEINELRPRTPCTCAAANDSLELQNLEQVLQFLTGLNESYHVVRPQVLLLDPFPSIYKKISTIVQEERLRKIRPLATTNLIAASTSNPPSLPPSRTKKMRPTCSHCQKPGHLKEKCYFIHGFPPGYGTKNVNNKPTVHPVTASVLPSPELGSQAAI, encoded by the coding sequence ATGGCACGAACAAGAAACAAACCTCAACGGGAGCAACCTTCCTCCTCCATAGATTCCGACGTGCTGCCTCCCTCTCAGATGTCGACCACTACTGGACAGTGGACCACTTTGACTGCTTCCGATCCACCTCTGCGTGATCGACCTGCTCAAGAAGATGCCAACAATCCCTACTTCATGGGCACTGGAGACCACCCAGGTCTGATCTTAGCTTCTCCACCTCTCAAAGACACCAATTTTCAACAGTGGGCTCGTGACTTCAAGCTCTCCGTGGGTGTGAAGAACAAAATTGGCTTCCTCACTAGAACCATTCCCCAACCCTCTTCTGATCACCATTTGTTTGATCCCTTGAGCAGATGTAATCAAATGGTTATGTCTTGGATTATTCACCCAGTTTCACCAGAAATCAAGAGCAGTATCATCTATCTTGATTCTGCTGCTGTAATGTGGACTGAGTTAAACACAAGATTCAATCAAGGAAATGAGCCTCGCATCTTTGATCTTCGGACACCTCTCATATTGCTTCATCAAGGAGATGATTTCGTTAGTGCCTATTTCACTAAACTGAAAGCAATTTGGGATGAGATTAATGAACTCCGACCAAGAACGCCATGTACTTGTGCTGCTGCCAATGATAGCCTTGAACTACAGAATCTTGAGCAAGTTTTGCAATTTCTTACGGGATTGAATGAGTCCTACCATGTCGTTCGACCTCAGGTTCTTCTTCTTGATCCTTTTCCctctatttataaaaaaatttccaCCATTGTGCAAGAAGAAAGATTGAGGAAGATAAGGCCCTTGGCTACCACCAATCTCATTGCTGCATCTACTTCCAACCCACCGTCACTTCCGCCATCAAGAACAAAGAAGATGAGGCCTACTTGCTCTCACTGTCAAAAGCCGGGACACCTTAAAGAAAAATGCTACTTCATCCATGGTTTTCCTCCTGGATATGGCACCAAAAATGTCAACAATAAGCCTACTGTCCATCCAGTTACTGCCTCTGTTTTACCTTCTCCTGAACTGGGCAGTCAAGCGGCTATATAG
- the LOC133800147 gene encoding secreted RxLR effector protein 161-like, whose amino-acid sequence MQDCRPGDTPVAKGDKFSLSQCPKSNLEIQEMQKILYTSAVGSLMYAQVCSRPNIAYIVGMLGRYLSNPSMDHWIAAKRVMRYLQRTKGYMLTYKKSNRLEVVGYSDSDFARCQDSRKSTSGYIYMLAGGAISWKSAKQTLVASSTMAAEFVACYEASNHGIWLRNFVTGLRILENVERPLKLFCDNNSAVLYSNNNRSSSKSKHIDIKFLVVKERVQSGQISIEHIGTHSMIADLLTKGLPPKVFHEHIAHMSVVLFEDIMI is encoded by the coding sequence atgcaagattgtagaccaGGTGATACCCCTGTTGCTAAAGGAGACAAATTCAGTCTCAGTCAGTGCCCTAAAAGTAAccttgaaattcaagaaatgcaaaagatTCTCTATACATCAGctgttgggagtctgatgtatgctcaagtttgtTCGCGTCCGAATATTGCGTACATTGTTGGAATGTTAGGCAGATATTTAAGCAACCCTAGTATGGACCATTGGATAGCAGCCAAGAgggttatgaggtatcttcagagAACAAAAGGTTACATGCTCACATATAAGAAATCAAATCGTTTGGAGGTCGTCGGGTATTCTGATTCTGATTTCGCTAGGTGCCAAGATAGCAGAAAGTCTACATCAGGCTATATTTACATGTTAGCTGGAGGAGCTATTTCTTGGAAAAGTGCCAAACAAACACTTGTAGCTTCTTCCACTATGGCagcagaatttgtagcatgcTATGAGGCATCGAATCATGGAATATGGCTGCGAAACTTTGTCACTGGGCTGCGCATTTTGGAGAATGTAGAAAGACCACTCaagttattttgtgacaataattcagcagtattgtattccaacaacaacaGGAGCTCATCCAAGTCAAAGCATATTGACATAAAGTTCCTAGTTGTGAAAGAAAGAGTGCAGAGTGGACAAATATCCATAGAGCACATTGGGACACACTCCATGATAGCGGATCTGCTCACAAAGGGATTAccacccaaggtctttcatgagcaCATTGCTCATATGAGTGTGGTATTGTTTGAGGATATCATGATTTAG